In the genome of Streptomyces globosus, one region contains:
- the metK gene encoding methionine adenosyltransferase — MSRRLFTSESVTEGHPDKIADQISDTILDALLTEDPTSRVAVETLITTGLVHIAGEVTTKAYAPIAQLVRDKILEIGYDSSKKGFDGASCGVSVSIGAQSPDIAQGVDTAYEKRVEGDEDELDKQGAGDQGLMFGYACDETPEFMPLPIHLAHRLSRRLSEVRKNGTIPYLRPDGKTQVTIEYDGDKAVRLDTVVVSSQHASDIDLDSLLAPDIREFVVEHVLKELVEDGIKLDTDGYRLLVNPTGRFEIGGPMGDAGLTGRKIIIDTYGGMARHGGGAFSGKDPSKVDRSAAYAMRWVAKNVVAAGLASRCEVQVAYAIGKAEPVGLFVETFGTAKIDTSKIEDAIAEVFDLRPAAIIRDLDLLRPIYAQTAAYGHFGRELPDFTWERTDRVDALRAAAGL; from the coding sequence GTGTCCCGCCGCCTGTTCACCTCGGAGTCCGTCACCGAGGGCCACCCCGACAAGATCGCTGACCAGATCAGCGACACGATCCTCGACGCGCTCCTCACCGAGGACCCGACCTCGCGCGTGGCCGTGGAGACGCTCATCACCACCGGTCTCGTCCACATCGCAGGCGAGGTGACGACGAAGGCGTACGCGCCGATCGCGCAGCTCGTCCGCGACAAGATCCTCGAGATCGGCTACGACTCCTCGAAGAAGGGCTTCGACGGCGCCTCCTGCGGCGTGTCGGTGTCCATCGGCGCGCAGTCCCCGGACATCGCGCAGGGCGTCGACACCGCCTACGAGAAGCGCGTCGAGGGCGACGAGGACGAGCTCGACAAGCAGGGCGCCGGCGACCAGGGCCTGATGTTCGGCTACGCGTGCGACGAGACGCCCGAGTTCATGCCGCTGCCGATCCACCTTGCGCACCGGCTCTCCCGCCGCCTGTCCGAGGTCCGCAAGAACGGGACCATCCCCTACCTGCGCCCCGACGGCAAGACCCAGGTCACCATCGAGTACGACGGCGACAAGGCCGTCCGCCTCGACACGGTCGTCGTCTCCTCGCAGCACGCCTCCGACATCGACCTCGACTCGCTGCTCGCGCCCGACATCCGCGAGTTCGTCGTCGAGCACGTCCTGAAGGAGCTCGTCGAGGACGGCATCAAGCTCGACACCGACGGCTACCGCCTCCTGGTGAACCCGACCGGCCGCTTCGAGATCGGCGGCCCGATGGGCGACGCCGGCCTCACCGGCCGCAAGATCATCATCGACACGTACGGCGGCATGGCCCGCCACGGTGGCGGCGCCTTCTCCGGCAAGGACCCGTCCAAGGTCGACCGCTCCGCCGCCTACGCGATGCGCTGGGTCGCCAAGAACGTCGTCGCGGCGGGCCTCGCCTCCCGCTGCGAGGTCCAGGTCGCGTACGCGATCGGCAAGGCCGAGCCCGTCGGCCTGTTCGTCGAGACCTTCGGCACCGCCAAGATCGACACCTCGAAGATCGAGGACGCCATCGCCGAGGTCTTCGACCTTCGCCCGGCCGCGATCATCCGCGACCTCGACCTGCTCCGCCCGATCTACGCCCAGACCGCCGCCTACGGCCACTTCGGCCGCGAGCTGCCGGACTTCACCTGGGAGCGCACCGACCGCGTCGACGCCCTGCGCGCCGCGGCCGGCCTGTAA
- the rpoZ gene encoding DNA-directed RNA polymerase subunit omega codes for MSSSITAPEGIINPPIDELLEATDSKYSLVIYAAKRARQINAYYSQLGEGLLEYVGPLVDTHVHEKPLSIALREINAGLLTSEAIEAPVQ; via the coding sequence GTGTCCTCTTCCATCACTGCGCCCGAGGGCATCATCAACCCGCCGATCGACGAGCTGCTCGAGGCCACGGACTCGAAGTACAGCCTCGTGATCTACGCGGCCAAGCGCGCGCGTCAGATCAACGCGTACTACTCGCAGCTCGGTGAGGGCCTGCTCGAGTACGTCGGCCCGCTGGTGGACACCCACGTCCACGAGAAGCCGCTTTCGATCGCGCTGCGCGAGATCAACGCGGGCCTGCTGACCTCCGAGGCCATCGAGGCCCCGGTCCAGTAG
- a CDS encoding quinone-dependent dihydroorotate dehydrogenase: MYKLFFNLVFKRMDPEAAHHMAFRWIRLAARTPVVRTFAAAALAPRHKELRTEALGLRMHGPFGLAAGFDKNAVAIDGMSMLGFDHVEIGTVTAQAQPGNPRKRLFRLVPDRALINRMGFNNDGSEAVAARLAARKAVFKTVVGVNIGKTKIVPEEEAVADYVASTERLARHADYLVVNVSSPNTPGLRNLQATESLRPLLAAVREAADRSVPDRRVPLLVKIAPDLADEDVDAVADLALELGLDGIIATNTTIARDGLGLKSDPALVKEAGGLSGAPVKQRSLEVLRRLYARVGDRLVLVGVGGIENAEDAWQRILAGATLIQGYSAFIYEGPFYARAIHKGLAARLAASPYATLAEAVGAETRKAAQ; encoded by the coding sequence ATGTACAAGCTCTTCTTCAACCTGGTCTTCAAGCGGATGGACCCCGAGGCCGCCCACCACATGGCCTTCCGCTGGATCCGCCTCGCCGCCCGCACCCCGGTCGTGCGGACCTTCGCGGCCGCCGCCCTGGCCCCCCGCCACAAGGAGCTGCGCACGGAGGCCCTCGGCCTGCGCATGCACGGCCCCTTCGGCCTCGCGGCCGGCTTCGACAAGAACGCCGTCGCCATCGACGGCATGTCCATGCTCGGCTTCGACCACGTCGAGATCGGCACGGTCACCGCCCAGGCCCAGCCCGGCAATCCCAGGAAGCGGCTCTTCCGCCTGGTGCCGGACCGTGCACTGATCAACCGCATGGGCTTCAACAACGACGGCTCCGAGGCCGTGGCGGCCCGCCTGGCGGCCCGCAAGGCCGTTTTCAAGACCGTCGTCGGCGTCAACATCGGCAAGACCAAGATCGTGCCCGAGGAGGAGGCCGTCGCGGACTACGTGGCCTCCACCGAGCGCCTGGCCCGGCACGCCGACTACCTCGTCGTCAACGTCTCCTCCCCGAACACCCCCGGCCTGCGCAACCTCCAGGCCACCGAGTCGCTGCGCCCCCTGCTCGCCGCCGTCCGGGAGGCCGCCGACCGCAGCGTCCCCGACCGCCGCGTCCCGCTGCTGGTGAAGATCGCGCCCGACCTCGCCGACGAGGACGTGGACGCCGTCGCCGACCTCGCCCTGGAGCTCGGCCTCGACGGCATCATCGCCACCAACACCACCATCGCCCGCGACGGCCTCGGCCTGAAGTCCGACCCCGCCCTGGTCAAGGAGGCCGGCGGCCTCTCCGGCGCCCCTGTCAAGCAGCGCTCCCTGGAGGTCCTGCGCCGCCTGTACGCCCGCGTGGGCGACCGCCTGGTCCTCGTCGGCGTCGGGGGCATCGAGAACGCCGAGGACGCCTGGCAGCGCATCCTGGCCGGCGCCACCCTCATCCAGGGGTACAGCGCGTTCATCTACGAGGGCCCGTTCTACGCCCGCGCCATCCACAAGGGCCTGGCCGCCCGCCTCGCCGCCAGCCCGTATGCCACCCTCGCCGAGGCCGTCGGCGCCGAGACCCGAAAGGCCGCCCAGTGA
- the coaBC gene encoding bifunctional phosphopantothenoylcysteine decarboxylase/phosphopantothenate--cysteine ligase CoaBC: protein MGNPKVVLGVSGGIAAYKACELLRRLTESGHDVRVVPTASALNFVGEATWAALSGHPAGTEVWETVHEVPHVRIGQAADLVVVAPATADMLAKAAHGLADDLLTNTLLTARCPVVFAPAMHTEMWEHPATRENVATLRRRGAVVIEPAVGRLTGKDTGKGRLPDPEEIFEVCRAVLARGTAAADLAGRHVVISAGGTREPLDPVRFLGNRSSGKQGYALARTAVARGARVTLVAANTALPDPAGADVVRVGTAVQLREAVLKAAADADAVVMAAAVADFRPAEYAAGKIKKQEGRDPAPVALVRNPDVLAEVSADRARGGQVVVGFAAETDDVLANGRAKLRRKGCDLLVVNEVGENKTFGSEENEAVILASDGSELPVPYGPKEALADVVWDQVAARLA from the coding sequence GTGGGCAATCCGAAGGTCGTGCTCGGAGTCAGCGGCGGCATCGCCGCCTACAAGGCGTGTGAGCTGCTGCGGCGGCTGACCGAGTCCGGGCACGACGTGCGCGTGGTGCCCACCGCCTCGGCCCTGAACTTCGTGGGCGAGGCCACCTGGGCCGCCCTCTCCGGGCACCCGGCGGGCACCGAGGTGTGGGAGACCGTCCACGAGGTGCCCCACGTCCGCATCGGCCAGGCCGCCGACCTCGTCGTCGTCGCCCCCGCCACCGCCGACATGCTGGCCAAGGCCGCCCACGGGCTCGCCGACGACCTCCTCACCAACACCCTCCTGACCGCCCGCTGCCCCGTGGTCTTCGCCCCCGCGATGCACACCGAGATGTGGGAGCACCCGGCGACCCGGGAGAACGTCGCCACCCTGCGCCGCCGCGGTGCCGTCGTCATCGAGCCCGCCGTCGGCCGCCTGACCGGCAAGGACACCGGCAAGGGCCGGCTGCCCGACCCGGAGGAGATCTTCGAGGTCTGCCGGGCCGTCCTCGCCCGCGGCACCGCCGCGGCCGACCTCGCCGGGCGCCACGTCGTGATCAGCGCCGGCGGCACCCGCGAGCCCCTCGACCCCGTCCGCTTCCTCGGCAACCGCTCCTCCGGCAAGCAGGGGTACGCCCTGGCCCGCACCGCCGTCGCGCGCGGCGCCCGGGTCACGCTCGTCGCCGCGAACACGGCGCTGCCCGACCCGGCCGGGGCGGACGTCGTCCGCGTCGGCACCGCCGTACAGCTGCGCGAGGCGGTCCTGAAGGCGGCCGCCGACGCCGACGCCGTGGTCATGGCCGCGGCCGTGGCCGACTTCCGTCCGGCCGAGTACGCCGCCGGCAAGATCAAGAAGCAGGAGGGGCGGGATCCGGCCCCCGTCGCCCTCGTCCGCAACCCCGACGTCCTCGCCGAGGTCTCCGCCGACCGCGCCCGCGGGGGACAGGTCGTCGTCGGCTTCGCCGCCGAGACCGACGACGTGCTCGCCAACGGGCGCGCCAAACTCCGCCGCAAGGGGTGCGACCTCCTCGTCGTCAACGAGGTCGGAGAGAACAAGACCTTCGGATCGGAGGAGAACGAGGCAGTGATCCTCGCCTCCGACGGATCCGAACTGCCCGTCCCCTACGGTCCGAAGGAAGCCCTCGCGGACGTCGTATGGGACCAGGTCGCGGCGCGACTCGCCTGA
- the gmk gene encoding guanylate kinase, which translates to MAAEVRPRLTVLSGPSGVGKSTVVAHMRKVHPEVWLSVSATTRKPRPGERHGVHYFFVGDDEFDKLIANGELLEWAEFAGNRYGTPRGAVVERLENGEPVLLEIDLQGARLVRESMPEAQLVFLAPPSWEELVRRLTGRGTESAEVIERRLAAARGELAAESEFDTTLVNTSVEDVARELLALMDVV; encoded by the coding sequence ATGGCAGCAGAGGTTCGTCCGCGGCTGACCGTGCTCTCCGGCCCCTCAGGGGTCGGCAAGAGCACGGTCGTCGCGCATATGCGCAAGGTCCACCCCGAGGTATGGCTCTCGGTGTCGGCCACCACCCGCAAGCCGCGGCCCGGTGAGCGACACGGAGTCCACTACTTCTTCGTCGGCGACGACGAGTTCGACAAGCTGATCGCCAACGGCGAGCTGCTGGAGTGGGCCGAATTCGCGGGCAACCGCTACGGCACCCCGCGCGGCGCGGTCGTCGAGCGCCTGGAGAACGGCGAGCCCGTCCTCCTGGAGATCGACCTCCAGGGCGCCCGCCTGGTCCGGGAGTCCATGCCGGAGGCCCAGCTGGTCTTCCTGGCGCCGCCGAGCTGGGAGGAGCTGGTCCGCCGGCTCACCGGCCGGGGCACCGAGTCCGCCGAGGTCATCGAGCGCCGGCTGGCGGCAGCCCGGGGCGAGCTGGCCGCCGAGTCCGAGTTCGACACCACCCTGGTCAACACCTCCGTCGAGGACGTGGCGCGTGAGCTGCTAGCCTTGATGGACGTTGTGTGA
- the pyrF gene encoding orotidine-5'-phosphate decarboxylase, with product MTAHPSPDRHPSPTPSGSPRPFGARLRSAMDERGPLCVGIDPHASLLASWGLDDDVAGLERFSRTVVEALADTVAVFKPQAAFFERFGSRGVAVLERTAADARAAGALVVMDAKRGDIGSTMAAYAETFLHPDSPLFSDALTVSPYLGYGSLAPAVELARTSGAGLFVLALTSNPEGAEVQRAVREDGRTIGATMLGHLAAENAGESPMGSFGAVVGATLGDLSSFDLDINGPLLAPGIGAQGATAADLPRVFGAAVRNVVPNVSRGVLRHGPDSGALRGAAERFAEEIRTAVSG from the coding sequence GTGACCGCCCACCCCTCGCCCGACCGCCACCCCTCGCCGACGCCCTCGGGCAGCCCCCGGCCGTTCGGCGCCCGCCTGCGCTCCGCCATGGACGAGCGCGGCCCGCTGTGCGTCGGGATCGACCCGCACGCCTCGCTGCTGGCCTCCTGGGGCCTGGACGACGACGTCGCCGGGCTGGAGCGGTTCTCCCGCACGGTCGTCGAGGCCCTCGCCGACACTGTCGCCGTCTTCAAGCCGCAGGCCGCCTTCTTCGAGCGCTTCGGCTCCCGCGGTGTGGCGGTACTGGAGCGGACCGCCGCCGACGCGCGCGCGGCCGGCGCCCTCGTGGTCATGGACGCCAAGCGCGGCGACATCGGCTCCACCATGGCCGCCTACGCCGAGACCTTCCTCCACCCGGACTCCCCGCTGTTCTCCGACGCCCTGACCGTGTCCCCGTACCTGGGCTACGGCTCCCTCGCCCCCGCGGTCGAGCTCGCCCGCACCTCCGGCGCCGGCCTGTTCGTCCTCGCCCTCACCTCCAACCCCGAGGGCGCGGAGGTGCAGCGGGCGGTCCGCGAGGACGGGCGGACCATCGGCGCGACCATGCTGGGCCACCTTGCCGCGGAGAACGCCGGCGAGTCCCCCATGGGCTCCTTCGGGGCGGTCGTGGGCGCCACCCTCGGCGACCTGTCCTCCTTCGACCTGGACATCAACGGCCCGCTGCTCGCCCCCGGCATCGGGGCGCAGGGCGCGACCGCCGCCGACCTGCCCCGCGTCTTCGGCGCGGCCGTGCGCAACGTCGTGCCGAACGTCTCGCGCGGCGTGCTCCGGCACGGACCGGACTCCGGCGCGCTGCGCGGGGCTGCGGAGCGGTTCGCCGAGGAGATCCGCACGGCCGTCTCCGGCTGA
- the carB gene encoding carbamoyl-phosphate synthase large subunit: MPKRTDIQSVLVIGSGPIVIGQAAEFDYSGTQACRILKAEGLRVILVNSNPATIMTDPEIADATYVEPITPEFVEKIIAKERPDALLPTLGGQTALNTAISMHEQGVLEKYNVELIGANVQAIHKGEDRDLFKEVVEEVRRKIGHGESARSVICHTMDEVLAGVETLGGYPVVVRPSFTMGGAGSGFAHDEEELRRIAGQGLTLSPTTEVLLEESILGWKEYELELMRDKADNVVVVCSIENFDPMGVHTGDSITVAPAMTLTDREYQRLRDIGIAIIREVGVDTGGCNIQFAVNPDDGRIIVIEMNPRVSRSSALASKATGFPIAKIAAKLAVGYTLDEIPNDITEKTPASFEPTLDYVVVKAPRFAFEKFPAADATLTTTMKSVGEAMAIGRNFTEALQKALRSLEKKGSQFAFTGEPGDKDELLRLAVRPTDGRINTVMQAIRAGATQEEVFDATKIDPWFVDQLFLIKEIADELAAAEKLDPELLAEAKRHGFSDSQIADIRGLREDVVREVRHALGVRPVYKTVDTCAAEFAAKTPYFYSSYDEETEVAPRTKPAVIILGSGPNRIGQGIEFDYSCVHASFALSDAGYETVMVNCNPETVSTDYDTSDRLYFEPLTLEDVLEIVHAESLAGPIAGVVVQLGGQTPLGLSQALKDNGVPVVGTSPEAIHAAEDRGAFGRVLQEAGLPAPKHGTATTFAGAKAIADEIGYPVLVRPSYVLGGRGMEIVYDEARLEAYIAESTEISPTRPVLVDRFLDDAIEIDVDALYDGEELYLGGVMEHIEEAGIHSGDSACALPPITLGGFDIKRLRASTEAIAKGVGVRGLINIQFAMAGDILYVLEANPRASRTVPFTSKATAVPLAKAAARISLGATIAELRVEGLLPKTGDGGTLPLDAPISVKEAVMPWSRFRDIHGRGVDTVLGPEMRSTGEVMGIDSVFGTAYAKSQAGAYGPLPTKGRAFISVANRDKRSMIFPARELVAHGFELLATSGTAEVLRRNGINATVVRKLSEGEGPGGEKTIVQLIHDGQVDLIVNTPYGTGGRLDGYEIRTAAVARGVPCLTTVQALAAAVQGIEALGHGEVGVRSLQEHAEHLTAARD; this comes from the coding sequence CGTCGAGCCGATCACCCCCGAGTTCGTCGAGAAGATCATCGCCAAGGAGCGCCCCGACGCGCTCCTGCCCACCCTCGGCGGCCAGACGGCGCTCAACACCGCCATCTCCATGCACGAGCAGGGGGTGCTGGAGAAGTACAACGTCGAGCTCATCGGCGCCAACGTCCAGGCCATCCACAAGGGCGAGGACCGCGACCTCTTCAAGGAGGTCGTCGAGGAGGTCCGCCGCAAGATCGGCCACGGCGAGTCCGCCCGCTCGGTCATCTGCCACACCATGGACGAGGTCCTCGCCGGCGTCGAGACCCTCGGCGGCTACCCCGTCGTCGTCCGCCCCTCCTTCACCATGGGCGGCGCCGGCTCCGGCTTCGCCCACGACGAGGAGGAGCTGCGCCGCATCGCCGGCCAGGGCCTGACGCTCTCCCCGACCACCGAGGTGCTCCTGGAGGAGTCCATCCTCGGCTGGAAGGAGTACGAGCTGGAGCTGATGCGCGACAAGGCCGACAACGTCGTGGTCGTCTGCTCCATCGAGAACTTCGACCCGATGGGCGTCCACACCGGCGACTCCATCACCGTCGCCCCCGCGATGACCCTCACCGACCGCGAGTACCAGCGCCTGCGCGACATCGGCATCGCGATCATCCGCGAGGTCGGCGTCGACACCGGCGGCTGCAACATCCAGTTCGCGGTCAACCCGGACGACGGCCGGATCATCGTCATCGAGATGAACCCCCGCGTCTCCCGCTCCTCGGCCCTCGCCTCCAAGGCCACCGGCTTCCCGATCGCCAAGATCGCCGCCAAGCTGGCAGTCGGCTACACCCTGGACGAGATCCCCAACGACATCACCGAGAAGACGCCGGCCTCCTTCGAGCCGACCCTCGACTACGTCGTCGTCAAGGCCCCCCGCTTCGCCTTCGAGAAGTTCCCGGCCGCCGACGCCACCCTCACCACCACCATGAAGTCCGTCGGCGAGGCCATGGCCATCGGCCGCAACTTCACCGAGGCCCTCCAGAAGGCCCTGCGCTCCCTGGAGAAGAAGGGCAGCCAGTTCGCCTTCACCGGCGAGCCCGGCGACAAGGACGAGCTGCTGCGCCTCGCCGTCCGCCCCACCGACGGCCGCATCAACACCGTCATGCAGGCCATCCGCGCCGGCGCCACCCAGGAGGAGGTGTTCGACGCCACCAAGATCGACCCGTGGTTCGTCGACCAGCTCTTCCTCATCAAGGAGATCGCCGACGAGCTCGCCGCCGCCGAGAAGCTCGACCCCGAGCTCCTCGCCGAGGCCAAGCGCCACGGCTTCTCCGACTCCCAGATCGCCGACATCCGCGGACTGCGCGAGGACGTCGTCCGCGAGGTGCGCCACGCCCTCGGCGTCCGCCCCGTCTACAAGACGGTCGACACCTGCGCCGCCGAGTTCGCCGCCAAGACCCCGTACTTCTACTCGTCCTACGACGAGGAGACCGAGGTCGCGCCGCGCACCAAGCCCGCGGTGATCATCCTGGGCTCCGGCCCGAACCGCATCGGCCAGGGCATCGAGTTCGACTACTCCTGCGTCCACGCCTCCTTCGCCCTCAGCGACGCCGGCTACGAGACGGTGATGGTCAACTGCAACCCGGAGACCGTCTCCACCGACTACGACACCTCCGACCGCCTGTACTTCGAGCCGCTGACGCTGGAAGACGTGCTGGAGATCGTCCACGCCGAGTCCCTCGCCGGCCCCATCGCCGGCGTCGTCGTCCAGCTCGGCGGCCAGACCCCGCTCGGCCTCTCCCAGGCCCTGAAGGACAACGGCGTGCCCGTCGTCGGCACCTCCCCGGAGGCCATCCACGCCGCCGAGGACCGCGGCGCCTTCGGCCGCGTGCTCCAGGAGGCCGGCCTGCCCGCCCCCAAGCACGGCACCGCCACCACCTTCGCCGGAGCCAAGGCCATCGCCGACGAGATCGGCTACCCCGTCCTCGTCCGCCCGTCCTACGTGCTCGGCGGCCGCGGTATGGAGATCGTCTACGACGAGGCGCGCCTGGAGGCGTACATCGCCGAGTCCACCGAGATCTCCCCGACCCGCCCCGTGCTGGTCGACCGCTTCCTCGACGACGCCATCGAGATCGACGTCGACGCCCTCTACGACGGCGAGGAGCTCTACCTCGGCGGCGTCATGGAGCACATCGAGGAAGCCGGCATCCACTCCGGCGACTCGGCCTGCGCCCTGCCCCCGATCACCCTCGGCGGCTTCGACATCAAGCGCCTGCGCGCCTCCACCGAGGCCATCGCCAAGGGCGTCGGCGTCCGCGGCCTGATCAACATCCAGTTCGCGATGGCCGGGGACATCCTCTACGTCCTGGAGGCCAACCCGCGCGCCTCCCGCACCGTCCCCTTCACCTCGAAGGCCACCGCCGTCCCGCTCGCGAAGGCCGCCGCCCGCATCTCGCTCGGCGCCACCATCGCCGAGCTGCGCGTCGAGGGCCTGCTGCCGAAGACCGGCGACGGCGGCACCCTGCCGCTCGACGCGCCGATCTCCGTCAAGGAGGCCGTCATGCCGTGGTCCCGCTTCCGCGACATCCACGGCCGCGGCGTCGACACGGTCCTCGGCCCGGAGATGCGCTCCACCGGCGAGGTCATGGGCATCGACTCGGTCTTCGGCACGGCGTACGCCAAGTCGCAGGCCGGCGCCTACGGCCCGCTGCCCACCAAGGGCCGCGCGTTCATCTCCGTCGCCAACCGCGACAAGCGCTCGATGATCTTCCCGGCGCGCGAGCTCGTCGCCCACGGCTTCGAGCTGCTCGCCACCTCCGGCACCGCCGAGGTCCTGCGCCGCAACGGCATCAACGCCACCGTGGTCCGCAAGCTCAGCGAGGGCGAGGGCCCCGGCGGCGAGAAGACCATCGTCCAGCTGATCCACGACGGCCAGGTCGACCTGATCGTCAACACCCCGTACGGCACCGGGGGCCGCCTCGACGGCTACGAGATCCGCACCGCCGCCGTGGCCCGCGGCGTCCCGTGCCTGACCACGGTCCAGGCTCTCGCCGCGGCCGTGCAGGGCATCGAGGCGCTCGGACACGGAGAGGTCGGCGTCCGCTCCCTCCAGGAGCACGCCGAGCACCTGACCGCGGCCCGCGACTAG
- a CDS encoding integration host factor, with product MALPPLTPEQRAAALEKAAAARRERAEVKNRLKHSGASLQEVIKTGQENDVIGKMKVSALLESLPGVGKVRAKQIMERLGISESRRVRGLGSNQIASLEREFGTPAG from the coding sequence GTGGCTCTTCCGCCCCTTACCCCTGAACAGCGCGCAGCCGCGCTCGAAAAGGCCGCCGCGGCTCGCCGGGAGCGGGCCGAGGTGAAGAATCGACTCAAGCACTCCGGCGCCTCGCTCCAAGAGGTCATCAAGACGGGCCAGGAGAACGACGTCATCGGCAAGATGAAGGTCTCCGCCCTGCTGGAGTCCCTGCCCGGCGTCGGCAAGGTCCGCGCCAAGCAGATCATGGAGCGCCTCGGCATCTCCGAGTCCCGGCGTGTCCGAGGTCTCGGCTCCAACCAGATCGCCTCGCTGGAGCGTGAGTTCGGCACCCCTGCCGGCTGA